CTCACTTCGGCGACTTGCGCGACAAAGGTCTTGAAAGCTTCAGCCACCGCGATGCCGCGGCCCTTCCCGCTTCCAAGCGGCTCTTTGCCCCAGCCTGCCTTATCGGCCGCGAGCTCGAGAACAGCCTTCATGCGCGGCTGATGCTCTAGAAGCTTGCGACGAAACTCGTACGGATCTTGCGCAGCCGCGTGCGCCGCCTCGTCGATGAAGGATTCGACCGCAAAGGCCGTGTGCGAGCTGCCGACTACCCGCCACCAGAGCACCGGCACCCCGGTCTTCGTGGTCGCCAAGTCGACCGCAATATTTGGAATGGCGTAGGCTAGATTGGCGGCACCTTCCACCGAAGTCGAATCGATGCCGTCCTTGATGAGGCCTGCGAAGATCGTATCCGCCATGATGGACTGACCGACTATGACGTGGTGCCAGCCCGTGAGCTTTCCTTGTGCATTTAGCCCGGCTTCCATCTTGTGGAAGTACATCGGCCGATACAGCCCGCCGAGAATGTCGTCTTCGCGCGTCCATTGGAGTTTGATGGGCGTGCCATCCGCACCGTAGGCCTTGGCAATCGAGACTGCTTCAACGATGTAATCGGAGCCGAGATTGGCTCGGCGGCCGAAGCTGCCTCCGGCATACAGGGTATGAATGCTGACTTGGGTGGTATCCAACCCGGCTGCCTTTGCGGCATTCATCTGGTCGACGGTCTGGAATTGATCCCCCGCCCAGATTTCGCAGCTCGTGGAGTCAAGCTTGACGACCGCGTCCAAAGGTTCCATAGGTGCGTGCGCCAGGTAGGGAAACTCGTAGCTCGCGGAGATTTTGTGCGCCGCATTGCCGATGGCTTGTTTGGCATCGCCTTCCTTGCGCGCCGGGACTGCCGGCTGCTCGGCGAGTCGTCGGTACTCCTCCATAATCTCACTCGAGCTACGCTTCTCGGCCTTGGAATCGTCCCATTCGACTTGGAGCGCGTCTCGCCCCTGCTTGGCCGCCCAAAAGCCGCTGGCCACGACGGCGACCCCTCGTGGCACTTGAACCACCTTTTTAACGCCCGGTACGGCGCTCGCCGCGGTGGCATCGAAGGATTTCACGGTGGCGCCAAACAAGGGCGGACGCTTGAGCAACGCGACCAGCATGCCCGGAAATACCGTGTCCAGCGTGAACTGCGCGGTGCCGTTGGTCTTTGACGCGACATCGACGCGCGGCGGCCGGCTGCCGATGAGCGTGAAATTCTTCGGGTCCTTCAGCGTTACGGTCACCGGCACCGGCAAAGTTGTGGCGGTCTTCACCATCGACCCGTAGTTCGCTTGGCGCTTACTGGCTGCGTGCGATATCACGCCTTTCTCTACTGAGAGCTCACCCACGGGAACACGCCAGTCTTTGGCAGCCGCAGCCAGCAGCATGGCGCGCGCCTTCGCCCCCGCATCGCGAAGTTGCGCCCAGGAATTGGCCATCGCTGAACTGCCGCCCGTGCCTTGCATGGTTCCGAACACCAGATTGGCATAGTGCTTGGCATCCGCAGGTGCGCTCTCGACACTGACCCGCGCCCAATCCGCATCGAGTTCGTCAGCCACGATGGTCGCGATGCCGGTGTAGGACCCTTGACCCATTTCCAAGTGTTTGGCAATCACCGTGATGCTGTCATCGGCAGCGATGCGCAAAAAGGCGTTGGGTGCAAAAGGCGCGCTGCCCGTCGCCGCGGCGGCAACGGCGCGTCGCGGGGAAAGCGTCCACTCGAAGCCGATCGTCAGTGCGACCGCAGAGGCGGCACCGGTTTTAAGGAAGTCTCTGCGCGTCCGTACGCCTGCTCGTTTTGCGGTGACGGTCATGGCTCAAGCCCCGGCCGCTGCTGCGGCGCTGTGAATGGCGGCGCGGATTCGAGGGTACGTGGCGCAGCGACAGATATTGCCGCTCATGGCGCTATCGATATCGGCATCCGTGGGCGTGGAATTCTTTTCTAGAAGTGCCGTGGCCGACATGATTTGGCCAGACTGACAGTATCCACATTGAGGCACTTGGAGTGCGACCCAAGCAGCCTGCACGGCCTTGGCCTG
The Pirellulales bacterium DNA segment above includes these coding regions:
- a CDS encoding xanthine dehydrogenase family protein molybdopterin-binding subunit — its product is MTVTAKRAGVRTRRDFLKTGAASAVALTIGFEWTLSPRRAVAAAATGSAPFAPNAFLRIAADDSITVIAKHLEMGQGSYTGIATIVADELDADWARVSVESAPADAKHYANLVFGTMQGTGGSSAMANSWAQLRDAGAKARAMLLAAAAKDWRVPVGELSVEKGVISHAASKRQANYGSMVKTATTLPVPVTVTLKDPKNFTLIGSRPPRVDVASKTNGTAQFTLDTVFPGMLVALLKRPPLFGATVKSFDATAASAVPGVKKVVQVPRGVAVVASGFWAAKQGRDALQVEWDDSKAEKRSSSEIMEEYRRLAEQPAVPARKEGDAKQAIGNAAHKISASYEFPYLAHAPMEPLDAVVKLDSTSCEIWAGDQFQTVDQMNAAKAAGLDTTQVSIHTLYAGGSFGRRANLGSDYIVEAVSIAKAYGADGTPIKLQWTREDDILGGLYRPMYFHKMEAGLNAQGKLTGWHHVIVGQSIMADTIFAGLIKDGIDSTSVEGAANLAYAIPNIAVDLATTKTGVPVLWWRVVGSSHTAFAVESFIDEAAHAAAQDPYEFRRKLLEHQPRMKAVLELAADKAGWGKEPLGSGKGRGIAVAEAFKTFVAQVAEVSVDKDGHVKVDRVVCAVDCGTPINPDIITAQMEGGVGFGLGAVMYGEITLKNGRVEQRNFNSYRVLRMNEMPKVEVHIVPSAEAPTGVGEPGVAPIGPAVANAIFAATGKRMHVLPFPTIGAV